A stretch of the Salvelinus fontinalis isolate EN_2023a chromosome 22, ASM2944872v1, whole genome shotgun sequence genome encodes the following:
- the LOC129820341 gene encoding M protein, serotype 5-like — protein MSTQKQGLSSQKQGLSTQKQGLSTQKQGLSTQKQGLSSQKQGLSTQKQGLSTQKQGLSSQKQGLSTQKQGLSTQKQGLSTQKQGLSTQKQGLSTQKQGLSTQKRRLCTQKQGLCTQKQGLSTQKQGLPTQKQGLSTQKQGLSTQKQGLSTQKQGLSTQKQRLSTQEQWLSTQKQGLSIQEQGLSTQEQWLSTQKQGLSIQEQGLSTQKQGLSTQEHGLSTQKHRLSNQGQWLYTQKTGFVLPETGVKQGLSTQEQGLSTQEQGLSTQKQRLSTQEQGLSTQEQGLSTQKQRLSTQEQGLPTQKQGLSTHEQGLSSQKQGLSTQEQGLSTQKQGLSTQKQGLSTQEQRLSTQEQGLSTQKQRLSTQEQGLSTQEQGLSTQKQRLSTQEQGLSTQKQRLSTQEQGLSIQE, from the exons ATGTCCACCCAGAAACAGGGGTTGTCCTCCCAGAAACAGGGGTTGTCCACTCAGAAACAGGGGTTGTCCACTCAGAAACAGGGGTTGTCCACTCAGAAACAGGGGTTGTCCTCCCAGAAACAGGGGTTGTCCACTCAGAAACAGGGGTTGTCCACTCAGAAACAGGGGTTGTCCTCCCAGAAACAGGGGTTGTCCACTCAGAAACAGGGGTTGTCCACTCAGAAACAGGGGTTGTCCACTCAGAAACAGGGGTTGTCCACTCAGAAACAGGGGTTGTCCACTCAGAAACAGGGGTTGTCCACTCAGAAACGGAGGTTGTGCACTCAGAAACAGGGGTTGTGCACTCAGAAACAGGGGTTGTCCACTCAGAAACAGGGGTTGCCCACTCAGAAACAGGGGTTGTCCACTCAGAAACAGGGGTTGTCCACTCAGAAACAGGGGTTGTCCACTCAGAAACAGGGGTTGTCCACTCAGAAACAGAGGTTGTCCACCCAGGAACAGTGGTTGTCCACCCAGAAACAGGGGTTGTCCATCCAGGAACAGGGGTTGTCCACTCAGGAACAGTGGTTGTCCACCCAGAAACAGGGGTTGTCCATCCAGGAACAGGGGTTGTCCACTCAGAAACAGGGGTTGTCCACTCAGGAACATGGGTTGTCCACTCAGAAACACAGGTTGTCCAACCAGGGACAGTGGTTGTACACCCAGAAAACAGGGTTTGTCCTCCCAGAAACAGGGGTT AAACAGGGGTTGTCCACCCAGGAACAGGGGTTGTCCACTCAGGAACAGGGGTTGTCCACTCAGAAACAGAGGTTGTCCACCCAGGAACAGGGGTTGTCCACCCAGGAACAGGGGTTGTCCACTCAGAAACAGAGGTTGTCCACCCAGGAACAGGGGTTGCCCACTCAGAAACAGGGGTTGTCCACTCATGAACAGGGGTTGTCCTCCCAGAAACAGGGGTTGTCCACCCAGGAACAGGGGTTGTCCACTCAGAAACAGGGGTTGTCCACCCAGAAACAGGGGTTGTCCACCCAGGAACAGAGGTTGTCCACCCAGGAACAGGGGTTGTCCACTCAGAAACAGAGGTTGTCCACCCAGGAACAGGGGTTGTCCACCCAGGAACAGGGGTTGTCCACTCAGAAACAGAGGTTGTCCACCCAGGAACAGGGGTTGTCCACTCAGAAACAGAGGTTGTCCACCCAGGAACAGGGGTTGTCCATCCAGGAATAA